A single window of Microbispora hainanensis DNA harbors:
- the cobN gene encoding cobaltochelatase subunit CobN — MTTPPRMLLLSTADTELLAATRSGAGWRVANPARTAAEDVPALVDGVDAVVVRLLGGRRSWPEGLDAVLAAGLPTVVLGGEQAPDAALMALSTVPSGVAAQALAYLAEGGPDNLAELRRFLSDTLLLTGEGFAPPRPTPESGVRPGRARREGRPLVGVVYYRAHELSGNTAFVDALCDAVEAAGADVLPVFCGSLRGAGDDLLDLLRPVDALVVTVLAAGGAVAAAASAGGDEDAWDAGALAALDVPVLQALCLTTPRAVWADSDAGLSPMDAAMQVAVPEFDGRLITVPFSFKEDGPDGVPVYVADAERCARVAALAVAHARLRHVPNADKRLAIVLSSYPTRHSRVGNAVGLDTPASAVVLLRALRDAGYDVGDAPDDGDALIHALIAAGGHDVEWLTEEQIEAAPARVPLHAYREWFAALPGDLRDAVTAHWGPPPGSLYVDGTDIVLAALRFGNVLLAIQPPRGFGENPVAIYHDPDLPPSHHYLAAYWWLAREFGAHAVVHLGKHGTLEWLPGKGLGLAASCAPDAALGALPLVYPFIVNDPGEGTQAKRRAHATVVDHLIPPMARADSYGDLARLEQLMDEHATVAALDPAKLPAVRARIWTLIQAARLHHDLHVDERPQDAEFDDFLLHVDGYLCEIKDAQIRDGLHVLGQVHTGEARVDLVLAVLRARQVWAGAAGALPGLREALGLSPDAGTAEVDAFEAEARRLVQAMEDHGWDPAAAGTVTDHAEAARVLRFAATEVVPRLDRTTDEVAHVLHALDGGYVPAGPSGSPTRGLVGVLPTGRNFYSVDPKAIPSRLAWETGSALAASLVERYHADTGEHPRTVGLTVWGTSAMRTQGDDIAEIMALLGVRPEWDDASRRVTGFAVMPAEELGRPRVDVIVRISGFFRDAFPHVVALLDEAVRTVAALDEPAEVNPLRAHVHADLARHGDERRATSRVFGSKPGAYGAGLLPLIDARNWRDDADLAEVYAVWGGYAYGEGLDGREARADMEAAFRRIDVAAKNQDNREHDIADSDDYFQYHGGMVAMVRHLTGRSPAAYVGDSHVPDAVRTRTLGEETRRVFRSRVVNPRWIAAMRRHGYKGAFEMAATVDYLFGFDATAGVVDDWMYESLASSYVFDPQVREFMRASNPWALRGIAERLLEAADRGLWAEPSPQTLDGLRATYLEMEGDLEAGK; from the coding sequence ATGACGACACCGCCGAGGATGCTGCTGCTGTCCACCGCCGACACCGAGCTGCTCGCCGCGACCCGGAGCGGGGCCGGCTGGCGGGTCGCCAACCCCGCGCGTACGGCCGCGGAGGACGTGCCCGCCCTGGTGGACGGCGTGGACGCCGTCGTCGTCCGGCTGCTCGGCGGCAGGCGCTCCTGGCCCGAGGGACTCGACGCCGTGCTCGCGGCCGGGCTGCCCACCGTGGTCCTGGGCGGCGAGCAGGCCCCGGACGCCGCGCTGATGGCCCTGTCCACCGTGCCGTCCGGGGTCGCCGCGCAGGCGCTCGCCTATCTGGCCGAGGGCGGCCCGGACAACCTCGCGGAGCTGCGCCGCTTCCTGTCCGACACGCTCCTGCTGACCGGCGAGGGCTTCGCGCCGCCCCGGCCCACGCCCGAGTCCGGCGTACGGCCCGGCCGCGCCCGCCGGGAGGGCCGCCCGCTGGTCGGCGTGGTCTACTACCGGGCGCACGAGCTGTCGGGCAACACGGCGTTCGTCGACGCGCTGTGCGACGCCGTCGAAGCGGCGGGCGCCGACGTGCTGCCGGTCTTCTGCGGATCGCTCCGGGGCGCGGGTGACGACCTGCTCGACCTGCTGCGGCCCGTGGACGCGCTGGTCGTCACCGTGCTGGCCGCGGGCGGGGCGGTCGCCGCCGCCGCGAGCGCCGGGGGCGACGAGGACGCCTGGGACGCGGGGGCGCTGGCCGCCCTCGACGTGCCGGTGCTGCAGGCGCTGTGCCTGACCACGCCCCGCGCGGTGTGGGCGGACTCCGACGCCGGGCTGTCCCCGATGGACGCCGCGATGCAGGTGGCGGTGCCCGAGTTCGACGGGCGCCTGATCACCGTGCCGTTCTCGTTCAAGGAGGACGGGCCCGACGGCGTGCCGGTCTACGTCGCCGACGCCGAGCGGTGCGCCCGGGTGGCCGCGCTCGCGGTCGCGCACGCCCGGCTGCGCCACGTGCCGAACGCGGACAAGCGCCTGGCGATCGTGCTGTCGTCCTATCCCACGCGGCACTCCCGGGTCGGCAACGCCGTCGGGCTCGACACCCCGGCCTCCGCCGTCGTGCTGCTGCGCGCCCTGCGCGACGCCGGATATGACGTGGGCGACGCGCCCGACGACGGCGACGCGCTGATCCACGCCCTGATCGCGGCCGGCGGCCACGACGTGGAGTGGCTCACCGAGGAGCAGATCGAGGCCGCCCCCGCCCGCGTGCCGCTGCACGCCTACCGGGAGTGGTTCGCGGCGCTGCCCGGCGACCTGCGCGACGCGGTGACCGCCCACTGGGGGCCGCCGCCGGGCTCCCTCTATGTGGACGGCACCGACATCGTGCTCGCGGCGCTGCGGTTCGGCAACGTCCTGCTCGCGATCCAGCCGCCCCGGGGATTCGGCGAGAACCCGGTCGCCATCTATCACGACCCCGACCTGCCGCCCAGCCACCACTACCTCGCGGCGTACTGGTGGCTGGCCCGCGAGTTCGGCGCGCACGCGGTCGTCCACCTCGGCAAGCACGGCACGCTGGAGTGGCTTCCGGGCAAGGGGCTCGGGCTGGCGGCGTCGTGCGCGCCCGACGCCGCGCTCGGCGCGCTGCCGCTGGTCTATCCGTTCATCGTCAACGACCCCGGTGAGGGCACCCAGGCCAAGCGGCGGGCGCACGCCACCGTCGTCGACCACCTGATCCCGCCGATGGCCAGGGCCGACTCCTACGGCGACCTCGCCCGCCTGGAGCAGCTCATGGACGAGCACGCCACCGTCGCCGCGCTCGACCCGGCCAAGCTGCCGGCCGTACGCGCGCGGATCTGGACGCTGATCCAGGCCGCCCGGCTCCACCACGACCTGCACGTGGACGAGCGGCCGCAGGACGCGGAGTTCGACGACTTCCTGCTGCACGTCGACGGCTACCTGTGCGAGATCAAGGACGCGCAGATCCGCGACGGCCTGCACGTGCTGGGCCAGGTGCACACCGGTGAGGCCCGGGTCGACCTGGTGCTCGCCGTGCTGCGCGCCCGCCAGGTCTGGGCCGGCGCCGCCGGGGCGCTGCCCGGCCTGCGCGAGGCCCTCGGCCTCTCCCCGGACGCGGGTACGGCCGAGGTGGACGCGTTCGAGGCCGAGGCGCGGCGGCTGGTCCAGGCGATGGAGGACCACGGCTGGGATCCCGCGGCGGCCGGCACGGTCACGGACCACGCGGAGGCCGCCCGGGTGCTGCGCTTCGCCGCGACCGAGGTCGTGCCCCGGCTCGACCGGACGACGGACGAGGTGGCGCATGTGCTGCACGCGCTCGACGGCGGATATGTGCCCGCCGGTCCTTCCGGGTCGCCCACGCGCGGGCTGGTCGGCGTGCTGCCGACCGGCCGCAACTTCTACTCCGTGGATCCCAAGGCCATCCCGTCACGGCTGGCCTGGGAGACCGGCTCGGCGCTCGCGGCCTCGCTGGTCGAGCGCTACCACGCCGACACCGGCGAACATCCGCGCACGGTCGGGCTCACGGTCTGGGGCACCAGCGCGATGCGCACCCAGGGCGACGACATCGCCGAGATCATGGCGCTGCTCGGCGTGCGCCCGGAGTGGGACGACGCCTCCCGCCGGGTGACCGGCTTCGCGGTCATGCCCGCCGAGGAGCTGGGCCGCCCCCGCGTCGACGTGATCGTGCGGATCAGCGGATTCTTCCGCGACGCGTTCCCGCACGTCGTGGCGCTGCTCGACGAGGCCGTCCGCACGGTCGCTGCGCTGGACGAGCCCGCCGAGGTCAACCCGCTGCGCGCGCACGTCCACGCCGACCTCGCCCGGCACGGCGATGAGCGCCGCGCCACCAGCCGCGTCTTCGGCTCCAAACCCGGCGCGTACGGCGCCGGCCTGCTGCCGCTCATCGACGCCCGCAACTGGCGCGACGACGCCGACCTCGCCGAGGTGTACGCGGTGTGGGGCGGCTACGCGTACGGCGAGGGCCTCGACGGCCGGGAGGCCCGCGCGGACATGGAGGCGGCGTTCCGGCGCATCGACGTGGCGGCCAAGAACCAGGACAACCGCGAGCACGACATCGCCGACTCCGACGACTACTTCCAGTACCACGGCGGGATGGTCGCCATGGTCCGCCACCTGACCGGCCGGTCCCCGGCGGCGTACGTGGGCGACTCGCACGTCCCCGACGCGGTGCGCACCCGGACGCTGGGCGAGGAGACGCGGCGGGTGTTCCGGTCGCGGGTGGTCAACCCGCGCTGGATCGCGGCGATGCGGCGGCACGGCTACAAGGGCGCGTTCGAGATGGCGGCCACGGTGGACTACCTGTTCGGGTTCGACGCCACGGCCGGGGTGGTGGACGACTGGATGTACGAGTCGCTCGCCTCCTCCTACGTCTTCGACCCGCAGGTGCGGGAGTTCATGCGGGCGTCCAACCCCTGGGCGCTGCGCGGCATCGCCGAACGGCTGCTGGAGGCGGCCGACCGCGGCCTGTGGGCCGAGCCGTCGCCGCAGACCCTCGACGGGCTGCGGGCGACGTACCTGGAGATGGAAGGCGACCTGGAGGCGGGCAAGTGA
- a CDS encoding cobyric acid synthase, translated as MAGGGLLVAGTTSDAGKSVLVAGLCRWLARRGVRVAPFKAQNMALNSMVTADGGEIGRAQAMQAVAARVEPEAAMNPVLIKPAGDRHSHVVVLGRAHADVDAMSYRDHKMRLLDVALDALDGLRRRYDVVICEGAGSPAEVNLRDRDIANMGLARAAGLPALVVGDIDRGGVLAHFAGTIAVLDRHDQRHIAGFVVNKFRGDLALLRPGLDWLTEATGRPCLGVLPWRSGLWLDVEDSLDLDSRPGLLTPPVGRDVLRVALVRLPRMSNVTDADALAAEPGVSVRLVTTPAELADADLVVLPGTRATVGDLAWLRERGLDEALRRRAAEGRPVLGICGGYQMLGTVIDDEVESRAGRVPGLGLLPARTAYAPGKVLTLAEGEWRGHVVAGYQIHHGRVTFDGGEPFLDGCRAGQVWGTTWHGLFERDGFRRAFLAEVAAVTGRAWLPGTGTFAAHREARLDALGDLVEEHLDTEAVWRLIERGVPTGLPIAELTLREDRP; from the coding sequence GTGGCCGGCGGCGGCCTGCTCGTGGCGGGCACGACCTCCGACGCGGGAAAGAGCGTGCTGGTGGCCGGCCTGTGCCGGTGGCTGGCCCGGCGCGGCGTACGGGTCGCGCCGTTCAAGGCGCAGAACATGGCGCTCAACTCGATGGTCACCGCCGACGGCGGCGAGATCGGGCGGGCCCAGGCGATGCAGGCCGTGGCGGCCCGGGTCGAGCCCGAGGCCGCGATGAACCCGGTGCTGATCAAACCCGCGGGCGATCGGCACTCCCACGTGGTCGTGCTCGGCCGCGCGCACGCCGACGTGGACGCCATGTCCTACCGCGACCACAAGATGCGCCTGCTCGACGTCGCCCTCGACGCGCTCGACGGCCTGCGCCGCCGCTACGACGTCGTGATCTGCGAGGGCGCGGGCAGCCCCGCCGAGGTCAACCTGCGCGACCGCGACATCGCCAACATGGGCCTGGCCCGCGCCGCCGGCCTGCCGGCGCTCGTCGTCGGCGACATCGACAGGGGTGGCGTGCTCGCGCACTTCGCCGGCACCATCGCCGTGCTCGACCGGCACGACCAGCGGCACATCGCGGGCTTCGTGGTCAACAAGTTCCGCGGCGACCTCGCGCTGCTGCGGCCGGGGCTCGACTGGCTCACGGAGGCGACCGGCCGGCCGTGCCTCGGCGTGCTGCCGTGGCGCTCGGGCCTGTGGCTCGACGTGGAGGACTCCCTCGACCTCGACAGCCGTCCCGGCCTGCTCACCCCGCCGGTGGGACGTGACGTGCTGCGCGTGGCCCTCGTGCGGCTGCCGCGCATGTCCAACGTCACCGACGCCGACGCGCTCGCCGCCGAGCCGGGGGTGAGCGTCCGCCTCGTCACCACCCCCGCCGAGCTCGCCGACGCCGACCTCGTCGTGCTGCCCGGCACCCGCGCCACCGTCGGCGACCTCGCCTGGCTGCGCGAGCGCGGCCTGGACGAGGCGCTGCGCCGCCGCGCCGCCGAGGGCCGCCCGGTGCTCGGGATCTGCGGCGGCTACCAGATGCTCGGCACGGTCATCGACGACGAGGTCGAGAGCCGGGCCGGCCGGGTGCCCGGCCTCGGGCTGCTGCCTGCCCGGACGGCGTACGCGCCGGGCAAGGTGCTCACGCTCGCGGAGGGCGAGTGGCGGGGTCACGTGGTCGCGGGCTACCAGATCCACCACGGCCGGGTGACCTTCGACGGCGGCGAGCCGTTCCTCGACGGCTGCCGGGCCGGGCAGGTGTGGGGCACGACCTGGCACGGCCTGTTCGAGCGCGACGGATTCCGCCGGGCCTTCCTCGCCGAGGTCGCCGCCGTCACCGGCCGGGCCTGGCTGCCCGGGACCGGAACGTTCGCCGCGCACCGGGAGGCCCGCCTCGACGCCCTGGGCGACCTCGTGGAGGAGCACCTCGACACCGAGGCCGTGTGGCGGCTCATCGAGCGCGGCGTGCCCACCGGCCTGCCCATCGCCGAGCTCACGCTGCGGGAGGACCGTCCATGA
- a CDS encoding FtsX-like permease family protein — MKRGRAVLGRLPLVIRRALAEPLLLAAAFGSILLATTAIAALLLHAGSASQAGVRRALDTAPLAATATVVTSSVTSGDFAKVDQAVRAGIAHAHGEVPVRVTARVESASYALRGRDKGGQPVLTRFATYEGLDGQADLVSGRWPTRKGTAGTARGTTAGTAGDTAVALSEPAARAMRVSTGDTFTVVGRLDGKPARVRVSGVFRLRDPDDPRWTGEDLLRHGTQTADFTSRGPMVVPAGVFLDRFAAGASARWLAEPDLRRLPPERLRPFSASVAGISADVRSGCPRCTVTETLSGTLLRLDHGALVARSTMLVPVLQLLVLAAYALALTARLLAEHRRMETALLRSRGGGSPRLAAMAAGEALLIALPCAPAAPFLAPVLLRLLSAFPWIEATGVEPPRAPDGSTFAVAAVVALACAAMLAAPPLLAARRTYVEEQAARGRADRPGLVQRAGADVALLVLAALAIWRLRGQDAAETTRLGGELGLDPLVGAGPALALLCGGMAALRLVPAVAKIAERATRRRPGFGPAVAARQVSRRPARYSGPALLLTMATAIGVLSLTTAATWRSAQEDRARHVAGSSLRVPALPGDDARTFTRLPGVAAAVPAHRATVVADGADATLIAADAADLGRVLLLRPDLSQLPPATLASRITGSAGRPLPVVVTPGLADTTRITAGTAAIPVRVVGVVTAMPGTPEGTPALLADLTAFRGKGAEGQVTEWWLAADGSTRDALAASGRGRDIVDAAALTAGYRDDPTAAGLQGALLLGFAAALAFAVLGFLVNTAVSARERRGEFAVLGALGVSFRQTLGLLAAEQSFVIGLSLAGGVALAVAVSAAVVPPMVSAGYATAGGLPVSLHVPWPQVAALAVAILAVLLAIVAGLARSLHRREPAAVLRAGEAS; from the coding sequence GTGAAACGGGGGAGGGCAGTGCTGGGGCGGCTGCCGTTGGTGATCCGACGTGCGCTGGCCGAGCCGCTGCTGCTGGCGGCCGCGTTCGGCTCCATCCTGCTCGCCACCACGGCGATCGCGGCGCTGCTGCTGCACGCGGGGTCGGCGAGCCAGGCGGGCGTGCGGAGGGCCCTGGACACGGCACCGCTCGCCGCCACCGCCACCGTCGTCACCTCCTCGGTCACGTCCGGGGACTTCGCGAAGGTCGACCAGGCCGTCCGCGCGGGCATCGCCCACGCCCATGGCGAGGTGCCCGTACGGGTCACCGCGCGCGTCGAGTCCGCCTCCTACGCGCTGAGGGGACGAGATAAAGGTGGTCAGCCCGTCCTGACCCGGTTCGCCACGTACGAGGGACTGGACGGCCAGGCCGACCTGGTGAGCGGCCGATGGCCCACGCGGAAAGGGACCGCGGGGACGGCGCGGGGAACGACAGCGGGGACGGCAGGCGATACGGCCGTCGCGCTCTCGGAGCCGGCCGCGCGGGCGATGAGGGTCTCCACCGGCGACACGTTCACCGTCGTCGGACGCCTGGACGGCAAGCCGGCCCGCGTGCGCGTCTCCGGCGTCTTCCGGCTGCGCGACCCCGACGACCCGCGCTGGACGGGAGAGGACCTGCTGCGCCACGGCACGCAGACCGCCGACTTCACTTCCCGAGGCCCCATGGTCGTGCCGGCCGGCGTCTTCCTCGACCGGTTCGCGGCCGGCGCCTCGGCCCGCTGGCTCGCCGAGCCCGACCTGCGCCGGCTCCCGCCCGAGCGACTGCGGCCGTTCTCGGCGTCGGTCGCCGGGATCTCCGCCGACGTACGGTCCGGCTGCCCCCGGTGCACGGTCACCGAGACGCTGTCCGGCACACTGCTGCGGCTCGACCACGGCGCGCTGGTCGCCCGCTCGACCATGCTGGTGCCGGTGCTCCAGCTGCTCGTGCTGGCCGCGTACGCGCTGGCGCTGACCGCGCGGCTGCTCGCCGAACACCGCCGGATGGAGACGGCCCTGCTGCGATCGAGGGGCGGCGGGTCGCCGCGGCTCGCCGCCATGGCGGCGGGGGAGGCGCTGCTGATCGCGCTGCCCTGCGCGCCCGCGGCGCCGTTCCTCGCACCCGTCCTCCTGCGGCTGCTGAGCGCCTTCCCCTGGATCGAGGCCACCGGCGTGGAGCCGCCCCGCGCGCCCGACGGCAGCACGTTCGCCGTGGCGGCGGTGGTCGCGCTCGCCTGCGCCGCCATGCTGGCGGCGCCGCCCCTGCTCGCCGCCCGCCGCACGTACGTCGAGGAGCAGGCGGCGCGCGGGCGCGCCGACCGGCCCGGCCTGGTGCAGCGGGCCGGGGCCGACGTGGCACTGCTCGTCCTGGCGGCCCTCGCCATCTGGCGCCTGCGCGGCCAGGACGCGGCGGAGACGACGCGCCTCGGCGGCGAGCTCGGGCTCGACCCGCTCGTCGGGGCCGGGCCGGCGCTCGCCCTGCTCTGCGGCGGGATGGCCGCCCTGCGGCTGGTGCCCGCCGTCGCGAAGATCGCCGAGCGGGCGACGCGGCGACGCCCCGGGTTCGGCCCGGCCGTGGCCGCCCGGCAGGTGAGCCGGCGCCCGGCCCGCTATTCGGGCCCGGCGCTGCTGCTGACGATGGCGACGGCGATCGGCGTGCTGTCCCTGACCACGGCCGCGACCTGGCGCTCCGCCCAGGAGGACCGGGCCAGGCACGTCGCCGGATCCTCGCTGCGCGTCCCGGCCCTGCCCGGCGACGACGCCCGGACCTTCACCAGGCTGCCGGGGGTCGCGGCGGCCGTGCCCGCGCACCGCGCCACGGTCGTCGCCGACGGCGCGGACGCCACGCTGATCGCCGCCGACGCGGCGGATCTGGGCCGGGTGCTGCTGCTGCGCCCCGACCTGTCGCAACTGCCGCCGGCCACGCTGGCCTCCCGGATCACCGGGTCCGCCGGGCGACCGCTCCCGGTCGTGGTGACCCCCGGGCTGGCGGACACCACCAGGATCACCGCGGGCACGGCGGCGATCCCCGTCCGGGTCGTGGGCGTCGTCACGGCGATGCCCGGCACGCCCGAGGGCACCCCGGCCCTGCTCGCCGACCTCACGGCGTTCCGGGGGAAGGGCGCCGAGGGGCAGGTGACGGAGTGGTGGCTGGCCGCCGACGGTTCCACTCGGGATGCCCTGGCCGCCTCGGGACGCGGCAGGGACATCGTGGACGCGGCCGCCCTCACCGCCGGTTACCGGGACGACCCCACGGCGGCCGGTCTGCAGGGCGCGCTGCTGCTCGGCTTCGCGGCGGCGCTGGCGTTCGCCGTGCTGGGATTCCTGGTCAACACGGCGGTCTCGGCGCGCGAGCGCAGGGGGGAGTTCGCCGTGCTCGGCGCGCTCGGCGTGAGTTTCCGGCAGACGCTCGGCCTGCTCGCGGCCGAGCAGTCGTTCGTGATCGGGCTGTCGCTGGCCGGTGGGGTGGCGCTCGCCGTGGCCGTCTCCGCCGCGGTGGTGCCGCCGATGGTGTCAGCCGGATACGCGACCGCGGGCGGGCTGCCGGTGTCGCTCCACGTGCCGTGGCCACAGGTGGCGGCGCTCGCCGTCGCGATCCTCGCGGTGCTCCTCGCGATCGTGGCGGGGCTCGCGCGGTCGCTGCACCGCCGTGAGCCGGCCGCCGTGCTGCGTGCGGGGGAGGCGTCATGA
- a CDS encoding FtsX-like permease family protein, protein MIRLPGVHGLLGVHKGVAALLAALVFGAALVVSALPRMVESSLDAAARSAVGSAPPGTASLAVQFTRRPFDPRGMRTTKQVAKADTAWRALLPTALREVADPGRLYDFATSSPILIDDRAHRYMTLKWVSGAGRHVRYVKGGPPGRGSGTRVEVAVPAVAATEMSIRTGDTLRLGDLTVKVTGLFEPVRPADRFWALEPELTYVIHHRVPLAMDDDLIVTALADGDSLAGAELPILFRWLVTPAQERIGAGNAAAVLADTAEFGRRLGRQDLEVTLSTGLDRILAEYLQRLALTRALITVFLSGLAVVCLGTTALAVLLFAGRVRGDLLLMRARGASLARTMLTCGGAVALVAVPAAAAGQAAAGFVPGAPTAVARLGPAALAAGTIAIACAAALVRSGGRRSGNALRRIVLELLVLALAVASVHLLRTRGLGTGGLGTGGLGTGDAFLAPGPVLLALAAALVVLRAGPALIHLAFRAAARRSGAVPFLGLAAARAVPSAALPVLTLLPAVALAAYGMVTAGGLEEAQRQAAWERTGAEIRVERAEGIAPETLEQIAHAPGVRAVVPAAVGTTVAEVGFGGRPATVVAVDLGAYHRLVAGSPLRLPPPGSGALVSRDLSAAGSFDVGWPARTTVTPAGTVDAMPGVAAGDGALIVLPGAPAQVNTLLIAGDPEAVRPLLPSGANMTTVAGALAEITGAPLTAALTAALRVAAAALAAYALAAVAIALTGGAARRAEDLGLLRALGLTRRQAGLVTVLEAAPLLVLTAVAGLAAGLAMPALIGIDLSAYAGGRQGALSGGALLPALPGVVAGALAAGVAAVALAGAYWGGRRGHAG, encoded by the coding sequence ATGATCCGCCTGCCGGGAGTGCACGGGCTTCTGGGAGTGCACAAGGGTGTGGCCGCGCTGCTGGCCGCGCTGGTCTTCGGCGCCGCCCTGGTCGTCTCGGCCCTGCCCCGCATGGTCGAGTCGTCCCTCGACGCGGCGGCCAGGTCGGCCGTCGGCTCCGCCCCGCCCGGGACGGCCTCGCTGGCGGTCCAGTTCACCCGCCGGCCGTTCGACCCGAGGGGGATGCGGACGACGAAGCAGGTGGCCAAGGCGGACACCGCCTGGCGCGCCCTGCTCCCAACGGCGCTGCGGGAGGTCGCCGATCCCGGCCGGCTCTACGACTTCGCCACCTCGTCGCCGATCCTGATCGACGACCGGGCGCATCGGTATATGACGCTGAAATGGGTCTCAGGGGCGGGCCGGCATGTGCGGTACGTCAAGGGCGGCCCACCTGGCCGCGGCTCCGGCACCCGCGTCGAGGTGGCCGTCCCCGCGGTCGCCGCCACGGAGATGTCGATCAGAACGGGCGACACGCTCCGCCTCGGCGACCTGACCGTGAAGGTCACCGGGCTGTTCGAGCCGGTGCGTCCCGCCGACCGGTTCTGGGCGCTGGAGCCGGAGCTCACCTACGTCATCCACCACCGCGTGCCGCTCGCCATGGACGACGACCTGATCGTCACCGCGCTCGCCGACGGCGACAGCCTCGCGGGCGCCGAGCTGCCCATCCTCTTCCGATGGCTCGTCACCCCGGCGCAGGAGCGCATCGGCGCGGGCAACGCGGCGGCCGTGCTCGCCGACACGGCGGAGTTCGGCCGCCGCCTGGGCAGGCAGGACCTCGAAGTCACCCTGTCGACCGGGCTCGACCGCATCCTGGCGGAGTACCTGCAACGGCTGGCCCTCACGCGGGCGCTCATCACGGTGTTCCTGAGCGGGCTGGCCGTCGTGTGCCTCGGCACCACGGCCCTGGCCGTGCTGCTGTTCGCCGGGCGGGTGCGCGGCGACCTGCTGCTGATGCGCGCCCGCGGCGCGTCCCTCGCCCGGACCATGCTGACCTGCGGCGGAGCGGTCGCGCTCGTGGCGGTGCCGGCGGCCGCGGCGGGCCAGGCGGCCGCGGGCTTCGTGCCGGGCGCCCCGACGGCGGTCGCGCGGCTGGGACCTGCCGCGCTGGCGGCGGGGACCATCGCGATCGCCTGCGCCGCCGCGCTGGTCCGGTCCGGCGGCCGGCGGTCGGGGAACGCGCTGCGCCGCATCGTGCTGGAGCTCCTGGTGCTCGCGCTCGCGGTGGCGAGCGTGCACCTTCTGCGCACTCGCGGGCTCGGCACGGGCGGTCTCGGCACTGGCGGTCTCGGCACGGGCGACGCGTTCCTCGCGCCCGGGCCGGTGCTGCTGGCGCTGGCCGCCGCGCTGGTGGTGCTGCGGGCCGGCCCGGCCCTGATCCACCTCGCCTTCCGGGCCGCCGCCCGGCGCAGCGGCGCCGTGCCGTTCCTCGGGCTCGCCGCCGCCCGGGCCGTGCCGAGCGCCGCGCTGCCGGTGCTCACGCTGCTGCCGGCCGTCGCCCTCGCGGCGTACGGCATGGTCACCGCCGGAGGGCTGGAGGAGGCCCAGCGGCAGGCGGCCTGGGAGCGGACCGGCGCGGAGATCAGGGTGGAGCGCGCGGAGGGCATCGCGCCGGAGACGCTGGAGCAGATCGCCCACGCGCCCGGCGTCAGGGCCGTCGTCCCCGCCGCGGTCGGCACGACGGTCGCCGAGGTGGGCTTCGGCGGGCGGCCGGCCACGGTCGTCGCCGTCGATCTCGGCGCCTACCACCGGCTGGTCGCGGGCAGCCCGCTCCGCCTGCCGCCGCCGGGCAGCGGCGCGCTGGTCTCGCGCGACCTGTCGGCCGCGGGGAGCTTCGACGTCGGCTGGCCCGCGCGGACGACGGTCACCCCGGCGGGGACCGTCGACGCGATGCCCGGGGTGGCGGCCGGCGACGGCGCCCTCATCGTGCTGCCCGGCGCTCCCGCACAGGTCAACACGCTGCTGATCGCGGGAGACCCCGAAGCGGTCAGGCCGCTGCTCCCGTCCGGCGCGAACATGACCACCGTGGCGGGCGCGCTCGCCGAGATCACCGGGGCGCCGCTGACGGCGGCGCTGACCGCCGCGCTGCGGGTCGCCGCCGCGGCGCTGGCCGCGTACGCGCTGGCGGCCGTCGCGATCGCCCTGACCGGGGGCGCGGCCCGGCGCGCGGAGGACCTCGGGCTGCTGCGCGCCCTCGGCCTCACGCGCAGGCAGGCCGGGCTGGTCACCGTCCTGGAGGCGGCCCCGCTGCTCGTCCTGACCGCCGTCGCCGGGCTGGCGGCCGGGCTCGCCATGCCCGCGCTGATCGGAATCGACCTGTCGGCGTACGCGGGCGGGCGCCAGGGCGCGCTGTCGGGCGGCGCGCTCCTGCCCGCGCTGCCCGGCGTTGTCGCGGGTGCTCTGGCCGCCGGGGTCGCCGCCGTCGCCCTCGCGGGCGCCTATTGGGGAGGAAGACGTGGACACGCTGGCTGA